In a genomic window of Sutcliffiella sp. FSL R7-0096:
- the spoIIIJ gene encoding YidC family membrane integrase SpoIIIJ, producing MKNRIWLLTALIGLVVLLSGCTEINQPITNESEGFWNEYVVYPLSWLITYFATLLNNDYGLSIIIVTLLIRFAILPLMIKQTKNAKAMQALQPEMKALREKYSSKDQKTQQKLQQETMGLFQKHGVNPLAGCFPLLVQMPILIGFFHAITRTTEIANHNFMWFDLGDPDPYFILPVVAGITTFIQQKIMMAGMDNNPQMVMMLWIMPIMIVVFAINFPAALSLYWVVGNIFMIVQTYFIKGPELRKAKETATGTAGGTKK from the coding sequence TTGAAAAATCGAATATGGCTACTAACGGCCCTTATTGGACTTGTAGTCTTACTATCCGGCTGTACAGAAATCAATCAGCCGATCACCAATGAAAGCGAAGGCTTCTGGAACGAGTATGTGGTCTATCCGCTATCTTGGTTAATTACTTATTTTGCTACATTATTAAACAATGACTACGGCCTATCCATTATTATTGTAACGTTATTAATCCGATTTGCTATCTTACCGTTGATGATCAAACAAACGAAGAATGCAAAGGCGATGCAAGCCTTACAACCGGAAATGAAAGCACTTCGTGAAAAATATAGCTCCAAAGACCAGAAAACCCAACAGAAATTGCAACAAGAAACGATGGGTCTTTTCCAAAAGCATGGTGTTAATCCACTAGCTGGATGTTTCCCGTTATTGGTTCAAATGCCGATTCTTATCGGATTTTTCCATGCGATCACCCGTACAACGGAAATCGCCAACCATAATTTCATGTGGTTTGACTTGGGAGATCCGGATCCATACTTCATCTTACCTGTTGTTGCCGGTATCACGACGTTCATTCAGCAAAAAATCATGATGGCTGGCATGGACAACAACCCGCAGATGGTGATGATGCTTTGGATCATGCCGATCATGATCGTTGTATTTGCGATCAACTTCCCTGCAGCACTTTCTCTATACTGGGTAGTGGGGAACATCTTTATGATTGTTCAAACTTACTTTATTAAAGGACCGGAGCTGAGAAAAGCAAAAGAAACAGCTACTGGAACTGCAGGAGGAACGAAAAAGTGA